The Callospermophilus lateralis isolate mCalLat2 chromosome 18, mCalLat2.hap1, whole genome shotgun sequence nucleotide sequence ACTGATCCACGTACTAGGCTTCTTACCTGGCCTGTCAGAGGTGTTCTCATCCTCTGAAGATCCTTCTGGCTCCTCTGCCTTCATAGTCTCCTGGGATTCCTCTGCTTCCATTACTTCTGAAACAAAGCAGGCCAAGGCTGTGGCTCCAAGAAGGGTAAAGATGGAGCAGCAAGGCGAGCCCCACTCATTGAGGAAAGACCAAGTCAGAGGCAGCACCAGGGCACTAATGTGAAATCTTCTGGTCCAACACTGACACTGTTTTGGGTGGAGGAAGAACCTCCAGCCAGAATGCTTTGTGGAACACAGTGCTAGGGCTTGAGGAGGGAAAATCAACAGTGTTAACTTGCCCAAGCTAAGCTTGGCTCCAGGCCACCTGCCCTACATACTCACTGTGGTTCTGTAGCCCAGGTCCACTGCTCTGTGTTCTGTCCCCCATAGTCCTCTCAGCATCTTCAGTACCAGTAGGAAAGCGGTTGGGCAGAGAGCGATGTACACTGGGGGAGCAGCCAACCAAGGGCTGTGAGAATGGCTGGGTGTCTTCCAGTACAGTGTCCGATGGCAGATTTGCAATAGGGGTTTTAAGGCTGTCACCTGAAGATCAAGAGCCAGCTGGCATTCAGTGTATTAAAGGCTAACCTGCTGATACTGAGTTGCCAGGGTCTGAGCAATTGGCCCCATAGGTGTGCCCTGCCTGAGTGGTCTCAGAGAGAGATGACCTACACCCTAAACTTCATCTCCCTTCCACTGCTTTCATTGCTTACCTTCCTGCCTTTGGTCCCAACTGTTTACCCTTACCTGTACTCTTCACTTTCCTTCGGCCCAGAAATTTTCCTACTCTGATAAATTTGACTTGTCTTAGGGAATCAGGCTCCCAGGTCAGCTCTAACTGGCTTGCTGATCATGAATCCGCCTTTCAGCCTTTCATTCTTCCAGTGAGTTTCAACCACCAGACCACACCCCTTTCCTACCCTATCCCTGTAGTTCAAGGATTTGAGATTCTGAAAGAAATGGAGACACTCAGACTGAGCTCCACCAAGACCAGTGCCAATAACCATGGAAAGAAAGTAGAAACTCCTCATAGACCTATTAGCCAGGCTCAAATGCTATCTTTGATTCCACCAAGAGGTGTACAACCCCAGAGTGAGGAGTATCTCCAATCTGTCATAGGGAAGTACCTTCTCCCAAACACTGAAAGGCAAAACCTCAACCTTACCTGGAGGAGCCAAGGCCAAGGAATTATTTTGCAGATCCTGCAACAAGGCACCCACATCTATAGCACGGGGGCGGGGAGGTCTTCGAGCCAAACCAGGTCTCCTCACTGACTGTGGCTTAAGAGGTGTAGCAAAAGTCAGGTTGAAAGAGCTGGTGGTAGGGAGGAGGTAAGAGGAAAGTCAGGTACGTGAGGCCCAATGTCCCCAAAGGAATGCCCCTATCTGCCCTAGGGGTTCTCATCTTTTAGAATGTAGTCACAAGTGTGTGAGGCTAGAACCAGCAGGGATCATATGGCTAGATTCCAACAGTAAGAACCTCTCTCCCCAAGCCTCTACTCAATCAACCCCCAGAACAGGGAATAATACCTGGTAAGGGATGGGGTATCAGCATTTTCAGGATGCTCTGTCAGTGACCAGAACGAAGATGTAAAAAGAAGAAATCACAGTAAATTATATTAGAGTCCATGAATGCTCTCCCTCAGGCCTCCTTAAGCCTCTTCAGAAAACAGGAGGCAGAGGACAGCAACAGGTGGTATCCTAGGCCTTACCTTGCAAGTGAGGCAGGCCCTGGTCTACTTCCTGCTGAAACACTGACAATCTCAACCTCTGCTTCTTCCTGTCAGAGGCTGGCAGACCTGCAGCCAGGGTTGTAGGGGGCTCAAGTTCAGGAAGTTGTAGCTCCAGGCTATGAGGACAGATCTTATCTCAGACAGGCAAGGAAGCCCAACTTTGGCATTTGGAGCCAAGAGGTGCCCAGACCAGAACAACTCAACAGCCCAGCCCAGGAGGAAAGTTCACTGTGTACCTGCCCTGACTGCTTTCCCTTCTGGAGGGTTGGACCACCTGCAGTGCTGGCACTGGCTTCACCACGGCCTCTGGCGTGAGGATGGAAGATGGGGCTGCAGAATAGAACAGCAGAGGCTTCCTTGAATGAGAGCTAGCACAGGACTGGTGCCTATCTCTGCCTGGCAGATCAGTGCCCACTCACCAGTTATTAGGATGTTCTCTACCAGAGCCCGGGGTGTCTGTTCCTTTAGGTTACCAGTGACTTGAATGTGGGCCAGTCTGTCAATAGACTATGGGTGAAAGCATCATGCaactagtcagttttttttttttttttttgcctggggAGTCCTTCAAGATGGGCTCCAGAAATAGACCTGATAGCCCCAAGAAGGCAGTCTGGGCCCTATAGTCATCAGTGGACTGGGCACTTACCCTGACTCCATGGGAACGCTGTTTGGCAGATGTCTTTGTTCTGCTACTCAGCCTCCTGGAGGAAGATGTTTTAAGTAGGGCTCTCTGGGCACTGTGTAAAGACCAATTTTCTAAGAATTATGTAAGGGAATTGAAATGACAGGCTATATGATGCAGAGACATTCTTTCACCAGGGGTCTTGGTTTAAAGCCCTTTTCTCTTAGAGATAAGAACCCAGAAACCATTTGAGCCTTCCATAGCCTCTGTGTCAAACAGTATGTGTGTGAAAGAGAACTATTAGGTATGGGAAGAAAGGGACCATGATTGATCCAGAGGGGTACTGAAGAAGCCTTCACAAAGTGACTTTAGCAGAACCATAAAGGATAAGTTGGGATTAGCCATACAGACAAGAGGAATAATCGGAAGAGCTTCCATTCCGAACACTTTTAAAAGTCTGAAGGCTATTTAAGTATTTTTAGCCCTTTTGATTACTTGTCAGGGTCTGATGGGAGACTATAATGGGTCACCCAATTCTGTCTCCCCAGTCCAGTaactctcagaaccacataaatatTCCCTGAGCACAGGTTCTATCTCATCACTCATGGGTAAAAAATCTATCATGAATGACTTCCACTCCTTTATAAGGGAAAGGACTGAACTGTCTCAAATTCCCACTTATGCACCCTTTGCCCCATGAGATCACCACAACCCTCTCCCAGGGTCACTCCTTCCAAGTCAGGACAAATTCCTGCTCCCTAGTAAAATATCTTTCTAGTTCCTGTCTCCCGACTTCTGCGAAGGCTGTTCTCTCTAGTTCCGTTCCCCTCTTTCAGCTGGGAGCTGCAGAGTAGGGCTGAATGTGCAAGAAAAGGTGGGGACCACCCGGAAGGCAAGGGCAGATGTCTGGACACACCCTGGGTGGTGTGGGCCAAACAGCCTAGAAAACTGAGCAAGTATCCTTCTGACTCCAGAAGTGGAAGACTCCGAGAGTGCACTCTGTGGTCCCGAGGCCTGGTTGCCTGGAGCTCCAGGGTAGGGGCACAAACAGCTTGGCCGAGACAGGCTAGGGGAGTGGAGCAATTCTCGGTGCCCAGAGCTCTGCTTCTCTCTGGGACTGTTGCCCTCTCCAAATGGGGTTGATGTTGGCTCCCACCAAGACCCCACTCCCGGGTCCTTCTAATTGCGTCGCCTTCCCATACCCGGCCCCGGAACTCCGGGGTCGCCGCGGGGTACGCGAATCCGCGTTATCCAGCATGCGCTGCAGGACCGTGCGAATAGTAGGATCGCTGTCCCAGTCGTCGGCCATCCTCGCCGCCTCCCGCTTTCGCAAACGCACCGGAAGCTGCCGATACTGCGTTCCCGCCGCCGCATTTAAGGAAGATATCGCGATGCTTACGCACAGCCCCACGGGAATTGAAGTTTTCGCCTTACCCGCGGTACCCCGTGCGTACCTGGGTGATTGCTGACTATAGCTTTGGAGGCAGCCTTTCCAAACGTAAGGCAGGGCAACTGTATGCTCCACTCCAAAttttggtttcctcatctataagtcAAGGCTGAAACCCACCTAATAAAGATTCGTGTCGGGACGGttgttggggactgaacccaggggtgctcctaccgcggagctacatctccaagccctttctaaaattttgattcagagtctcactaaattgctgaggctgacttagaATTTGCGATCCTTcggtctcagcctcctaaatcgcAGAGATTACAAACGTGCGCCACCTCGACTAGTGCATAGGCATATTTGTGTTtgttattaaaacaaaacaaacgtgTGATAACCCACACCGGTAATACCAGTAATTCAATAGGGAGACTAAGAAAGATGGCCAGTAAGTCAGCCtccgcaatttagcgagaccttatgaaacataaattaattaattgcTGGGATCCGGGCGCGGTgacgcattcctgtaatccctgaGACTTGGATCGCAACTTCCAGACCAGCCTAGCAATTTAACGagccaatttagtgagaccctgtctcaaaataaaaaatagaaatgactggggatgtaactcagtgataaagcacccttgggctcaataagtaccaaaaaataaaaagtgctgggctgGGATATTACTCAGCGGTTACtttacccctgggttccatccccagcatttaGGGGTGGGGGAGTGGGGAAGGAGCAAAGAAAAATTAGATTCTAGCTTCTGAAAATAATAGAACTGCCTGGCGGGtgcagcacacctgtaatcccagcaatttaggcaggaggatcacaagttcaagaccaacctggataatttagtgagaccttttctcaaaaaaagtagggagggctggggttgtggctcagtagtagagcacttgcctagcacgtgtgaggccctgggtttgatcctcagcaacacataaaaattaataaaataaaggtattgtgtccatctacatctaaaaaatttttttaaaaactgtaaaaagAAAGCATACCAATATtccttgctttaaaaaaatatatatttgtcatTTATGCCTGATCTCTTTGTtatgtgacattttttttttcaatagtggGGATAGATACCAGGAATGATCTACCTATGAGTTACATTCCAGTCTTTTCGAACGTTAtttaattttggaaaataaaaaaaaaaaggggggggggggaggtattACCAATAAATCCCCCaggggttggcctcaaacttgtgatcttcctgcctcaacctcccaagtacctaggattacaggtgtgcacaacaaTGTCTGGCTATCTGACTTAACTTGCTAGGTCTTTGCAGTCACATTTTCATGGTTACTACCAAACACCTAAGCCcaggtttttgttatttttttttttttttaaattgtgattctgaagatttttttctttggtttgtttttgttttgtttttggttctaggaattgaatctaggggcgctttaccactaGCCCTCTTTATCCCtagccctctttctttctttctttttttttttttaattttgagacacggtcttgcCAACTTGCTCaaagcctggctaagttgctgaggctggccttgaacttgtgatcttcctgctcagcctcctgaattggtgGGATTAAACGCATACACCAAGGTACCCAACTATTTATTTTAAACATGATAGTTGGGTGTAATGCCCATGCCTATAGTTCCAGTACTTGGAACTTTGAGATAGAAGGATCAAGAGTTGAGGCCAAGggctgggttgtgactcagtggtagagtacttaccttgcacacgtgaggcactgggttcgagcctcagcaccacatgaaataaataagtaaaacaaaggttttgtgtctgtgttttttttttttttaatatttttttttattttttaaattatcgccggatacaacatctttgttttgtatgtggtgctgaggatcgaacccaggccgcacgcatgccaggcgagcgagctactgcttgagccatatccccagcccttgtgtctgtgtttaacttaaaaaaaaaaaaaaaaaaaaaaaaaaaaaaaaaaaaacaaacttttttttaaattaaatatattttttttaatttttaatatttattttttagttttcggcggacacaacatctttgtttgtatgtggtgctgaggattgaacctgggcctcatgcatgccaggcgagcgcgctactgcttgagccacatccccagcccccaaaaaatTCTTAAAGCTAACCTGgggaaacctgtctcaaaatcaaggactaggtctgGGAATATAAGTAAGTGGTAGCACTTGCTTACCGCAtacaaggcccagggttcaattcccagtaccacaaacacacaaaaaagaaagatcTGGGCATGTCTGAGTAGTAGATAAAGTACTTGCCTAACATACACAAGCCCCTGTCTCaggctcctaagctgctgggattataggggtgtaccaccatgcccagttccgCCTTGATGTTTAAGTGTGACTCCTCttaccatttttttccttatttatttgtttttatttcctgattattattttcttattgacagttcttttttttaaatattttattagttgttgatggacctttatttgtttatatgtgctgctgagaatcgaacccagtgcctcctacatgctaggcaagcactctaccactgagccacaaccctagccccttgacagttctttttaaaaaaaaaaaatattattttttagttatagctgaatacaatagctttatttatttatttttatgtggtgctgaggattgaacccagggcctcgcatgtgctaggcaagtattctaccactgagccacaacctcagcccatatTGACAGTACCTTTCCTTCTCTAGTGAAGAGAAGAAGTTGCTTAAGacgttttttcctttctttttttttttttaaagagaattttt carries:
- the Cenpt gene encoding centromere protein T isoform X2; this encodes MADDWDSDPTIRTVLQRMLDNADSRTPRRPRSSGAGAQRALLKTSSSRRLSSRTKTSAKQRSHGVRSIDRLAHIQVTGNLKEQTPRALVENILITAPSSILTPEAVVKPVPALQVVQPSRRESSQGSLELQLPELEPPTTLAAGLPASDRKKQRLRLSVFQQEVDQGLPHLQEHPENADTPSLTSSFNLTFATPLKPQSVRRPGLARRPPRPRAIDVGALLQDLQNNSLALAPPGDSLKTPIANLPSDTVLEDTQPFSQPLVGCSPSVHRSLPNRFPTGTEDAERTMGDRTQSSGPGLQNHIMEAEESQETMKAEEPEGSSEDENTSDRPASPQLASSTPRFLQAQRLHSILEPAPPPDVAVLSSETREPVSARLTPRPRTAGSRPRQDSYKAGLNHYAKLFSFYAKMPMERKAFEMVEKCLDKYFQHLCNDLEVFAAHAGRKTVRPEDLELLMRRQGLITDQVSLYVLVERHLPLEYRQLLIPCAFSGNSVFPVK
- the Cenpt gene encoding centromere protein T isoform X1, whose amino-acid sequence is MADDWDSDPTIRTVLQRMLDNADSRTPRRPRSSGAGAQRALLKTSSSRRLSSRTKTSAKQRSHGVRSIDRLAHIQVTGNLKEQTPRALVENILITAPSSILTPEAVVKPVPALQVVQPSRRESSQGSLELQLPELEPPTTLAAGLPASDRKKQRLRLSVFQQEVDQGLPHLQEHPENADTPSLTSSFNLTFATPLKPQSVRRPGLARRPPRPRAIDVGALLQDLQNNSLALAPPGDSLKTPIANLPSDTVLEDTQPFSQPLVGCSPSVHRSLPNRFPTGTEDAERTMGDRTQSSGPGLQNHKVMEAEESQETMKAEEPEGSSEDENTSDRPASPQLASSTPRFLQAQRLHSILEPAPPPDVAVLSSETREPVSARLTPRPRTAGSRPRQDSYKAGLNHYAKLFSFYAKMPMERKAFEMVEKCLDKYFQHLCNDLEVFAAHAGRKTVRPEDLELLMRRQGLITDQVSLYVLVERHLPLEYRQLLIPCAFSGNSVFPVK